In the Helianthus annuus cultivar XRQ/B chromosome 11, HanXRQr2.0-SUNRISE, whole genome shotgun sequence genome, one interval contains:
- the LOC118484019 gene encoding uncharacterized protein LOC118484019: MLKGCPKDHPSITPEPKRIARFIGGLAPEIKASVKASSPTTFRSAADLSLSLTLDVVRNKAAKASDDGKRKKEDENSYHSNKKKKGNSDHQKSSGSKKGNQQSGEKTRFEPKSQSQPRACGIYKSREHKTLDCKDMANAVCFGCGEKGHIKTTCPTSVKGSAAKEGKPKNESA; encoded by the exons atgcttaagggttgtccaaaggaccacccgtcaatCACACCGGAACCAAAGCGTATAGCTCGCTTTATTGGAggtctagccccagaaatcaaggcaagCGTGAAAGCATCGAGCCCTACTACATTCAGGTCAGCGGCAGATCTATCACTATCTCTCACACTCGATGTAGTCAGAAACAAGGCTGCCAAAGCTTCTGATGATGGAAAGCGAAAAAAGGAGGATGAAAATTCTTATCACTCGAATAAGAAGAAAAAGGGGAACTCTGATCATCAGAAGAGTTCCGGGTCTAAGAAAGGCAACCAGCAGTCGGGTGAAAAGACCAG GTTCGAACCAAAATCCCAATCGCAGCCTAGGGCTTGTGGGATCTACAAATCAAGGGAGCATAAAACATTGGATTGCAAGGACATGGCGAATGCAGTCTGTTTCGGCTGTggtgagaaaggccacatcaaaaCTACATGCCCTACATCTGTCAAGGGAAGTGCGGCTAAGGAAGGAAAGCCTAAGAATGAAAGCGCTTAA